A genomic window from Pirellulaceae bacterium includes:
- a CDS encoding Gfo/Idh/MocA family oxidoreductase, which yields MKTSFNRRRFLQSAAAAGISLPTIVPNHVLAGTSPNERLRFACIGMGGQMKGYLMPELGKIDQQIVAICDVDKRQRDAAQQIQGLEKARAYHDYRELLDKETGVDAVVIGTPDHWHVPICQAALANGKHVYCEKPLAHSIAECRQLEKLALQHPDLATQTGNQGCSTEGFRRSFEVIRSGLLGAIKEVHVWHPAHSWPNGVDRPTTPDAVPAGFDWDFWLGPAASRPYNNDIYHPAKWRGWYDFGGGSMADFCCHGFQLAYRALELGAPTHVEATGDDMGHETFPTKCKVTFDFPANENRGPVKLFFYSGDQYFPPMEVTQGPVGSTGCLVVGTDGTLSAGLWNTDCNVRLKGAKGFGGADQPEVSRIAKTEPRIDTEVLKWDPRRLAKGQRPRWSRVNNSHMFEWALACRGDAKSYSPFEIGAQITEIGMLGVLALRLQKPIEWDAEGRKVVGMPAADRLISPQPRTTYLSTA from the coding sequence ATGAAGACCTCGTTTAATCGTCGTCGTTTCCTGCAATCGGCTGCTGCTGCTGGGATCAGCTTACCCACGATCGTACCGAATCACGTCCTCGCAGGCACGTCACCTAACGAACGATTGAGATTTGCCTGCATCGGCATGGGGGGCCAAATGAAAGGCTATTTGATGCCAGAACTTGGCAAGATCGATCAACAGATTGTCGCAATTTGCGATGTTGACAAACGACAGCGGGATGCAGCGCAACAGATCCAGGGTCTGGAAAAGGCACGAGCTTACCATGACTATCGAGAGTTATTGGACAAAGAGACGGGAGTCGACGCTGTCGTGATTGGCACTCCAGACCACTGGCACGTGCCCATTTGCCAAGCTGCCCTGGCAAACGGAAAACATGTCTATTGCGAAAAGCCTCTCGCGCATTCCATTGCCGAATGCCGACAACTGGAGAAGCTCGCTTTACAACACCCCGACCTGGCAACGCAAACGGGAAATCAAGGATGCTCAACCGAGGGATTTCGTCGCAGCTTTGAGGTAATCCGCTCAGGGCTGCTGGGTGCCATCAAGGAAGTTCACGTTTGGCACCCAGCTCATAGCTGGCCAAACGGCGTCGATCGCCCCACCACACCGGATGCCGTTCCTGCCGGTTTCGACTGGGATTTCTGGCTTGGCCCGGCGGCCAGTCGACCTTACAACAATGACATTTATCACCCCGCCAAGTGGCGAGGATGGTACGACTTTGGAGGTGGTTCCATGGCTGACTTTTGCTGCCACGGCTTCCAACTCGCCTACCGCGCATTGGAGTTGGGTGCCCCCACTCACGTGGAAGCCACGGGCGACGACATGGGACACGAAACTTTCCCCACAAAATGCAAAGTCACTTTCGACTTCCCGGCGAATGAGAACCGGGGTCCCGTCAAACTATTTTTCTACTCCGGGGATCAATATTTTCCACCGATGGAGGTCACCCAAGGTCCGGTAGGATCAACCGGCTGCCTTGTTGTCGGCACAGATGGCACACTCTCAGCTGGACTGTGGAATACCGACTGCAACGTCCGACTTAAAGGCGCGAAGGGTTTTGGAGGTGCCGATCAGCCGGAGGTCTCGCGAATAGCCAAAACCGAACCTCGCATCGACACGGAAGTTCTCAAATGGGACCCACGCCGTTTGGCGAAAGGACAGCGACCACGCTGGAGTCGCGTCAACAATTCGCACATGTTCGAATGGGCACTTGCTTGTCGCGGCGATGCGAAATCCTATTCGCCATTTGAAATCGGCGCTCAAATCACGGAAATCGGAATGCTTGGCGTTCTGGCACTACGCCTGCAAAAACCAATCGAATGGGACGCCGAAGGCCGGAAAGTCGTGGGTATGCCCGCTGCAGATAGACTGATCTCCCCGCAGCCACGAACTACCTATCTGAGCACTGCCTGA
- a CDS encoding glutathione peroxidase → MGKSICGLLIFFGFGILASGQIVVAADVSKTPTALGFKVKSLAGDEVQLNKKYQGRVLLVVNVASQCGLTPQYEQLQALHEKYGQQGLAVLGFPCNQFGRQEPGTPSDIDSFCKKNYGVTFDMFEKIDVNGGNASPLYKHLTKVSTKPKGAGKVSWNFEKFLIDRDGKVVARFQPGLKPDDPKVIAEIEKSLKGS, encoded by the coding sequence ATGGGTAAAAGTATCTGCGGCTTGTTGATCTTTTTCGGATTTGGAATTTTGGCATCAGGGCAAATCGTGGTTGCTGCGGACGTGAGCAAGACGCCGACGGCACTCGGTTTCAAAGTCAAGTCACTCGCGGGAGATGAAGTTCAGCTGAATAAAAAGTACCAAGGACGTGTCTTATTGGTCGTTAATGTTGCTAGTCAGTGCGGCTTGACTCCTCAATATGAACAATTGCAGGCACTTCACGAAAAGTATGGTCAACAGGGACTTGCCGTCTTAGGTTTTCCGTGCAATCAATTCGGTCGGCAAGAGCCTGGAACGCCCAGCGATATCGATAGCTTCTGCAAAAAGAACTATGGCGTGACTTTTGACATGTTTGAGAAGATCGACGTTAACGGTGGAAACGCGAGTCCGCTGTACAAGCACCTGACGAAGGTCTCCACCAAACCGAAGGGAGCCGGAAAGGTGAGTTGGAATTTTGAGAAATTTCTCATCGATCGTGATGGGAAGGTGGTCGCCCGATTTCAGCCGGGATTGAAGCCTGACGATCCCAAAGTGATTGCTGAGATTGAGAAGTCTCTGAAGGGCAGTTAA
- a CDS encoding deoxyribodipyrimidine photo-lyase/cryptochrome family protein, with translation MNVVWFKRDLRLDDHAPLAKAAKLGRCLCLYVYEPELINSPEFDASHLNFINQSLTEIDQQLKQIGGALTLRVGRMPDVLDQLHRKLGISGLWSHEETGNKITYDRDRRVARWAETHSIPWRQLRQNGVVRRLASRDAWSRQRTSFLKSSTISAPNLIELPPNVESEGIQEPGKFQLVQVNKTRLQLGGERVGKELLQSFLHDRGENYNAELSSPVTAWNSCSRLSPYLTWGCLSIRQVTQTLHQRRTALRELRARGEDTGRWLTSLKAFESRLSWHCHFIQKLEDEPAIEFENMSRAYDGIREDSFNQDYFDAWCAGRTGYPLVDACMRALHQRSWINFRMRAMLVSFASYHLWLHWRPTAVYLAKHFLDFEPGIHFSQIQMQSGTTGINTVRIYSPIKQVIDQDPTGVFIREYVPELRDVPDKHIAEPHKMTLSTQSRVGCLLGKQYPYPIVTHTTAFRAAREKIYAVKREPEAQDDARRVFQRHGSRKRPSRR, from the coding sequence ATGAACGTCGTTTGGTTCAAGAGAGACCTTCGTCTCGACGATCATGCACCCTTAGCAAAGGCAGCCAAACTGGGTCGCTGTCTGTGTCTCTACGTCTACGAACCTGAGCTGATCAATTCGCCAGAATTCGATGCCTCTCATCTCAACTTTATCAATCAGTCGCTCACCGAGATCGATCAACAATTGAAACAAATCGGCGGAGCACTGACACTTCGCGTCGGTCGGATGCCCGACGTTTTGGATCAACTGCACCGTAAGCTTGGCATTTCAGGCCTTTGGAGCCACGAAGAGACAGGCAATAAAATCACCTACGACCGTGACCGACGTGTCGCCCGCTGGGCCGAAACGCATTCGATCCCTTGGAGACAGTTGCGGCAAAATGGAGTCGTGCGTCGTCTGGCGTCACGCGACGCCTGGTCGCGACAACGAACCTCGTTCCTCAAATCATCCACAATCTCTGCTCCAAACCTTATTGAGCTGCCGCCGAATGTTGAATCAGAGGGAATCCAAGAGCCCGGCAAGTTTCAACTCGTCCAAGTCAACAAAACCAGATTACAACTCGGCGGTGAACGGGTTGGAAAAGAGTTGCTTCAGTCATTTCTTCACGATCGCGGCGAGAATTACAACGCCGAGCTTTCAAGTCCTGTCACCGCTTGGAACAGTTGCAGTCGACTCAGTCCGTATTTGACGTGGGGGTGTCTCTCCATTCGGCAAGTCACGCAGACATTGCATCAGCGGCGAACCGCACTTCGAGAACTTCGCGCCCGCGGTGAAGACACTGGCCGTTGGTTAACGTCATTAAAAGCATTCGAGTCCCGCCTCAGCTGGCACTGCCATTTCATTCAAAAGCTCGAAGACGAACCTGCCATCGAGTTCGAAAACATGAGTCGTGCCTACGATGGAATCCGTGAAGATTCGTTCAATCAAGATTATTTTGACGCATGGTGTGCGGGCCGCACCGGCTACCCTCTCGTCGACGCATGCATGCGAGCCCTCCACCAGCGAAGCTGGATTAATTTCCGTATGCGAGCCATGCTCGTTTCCTTTGCGTCCTACCATCTTTGGTTGCACTGGAGGCCAACCGCCGTTTATTTGGCGAAACACTTTCTCGATTTTGAACCTGGGATTCATTTCTCGCAAATACAGATGCAATCGGGCACAACCGGGATAAACACGGTGCGCATTTATTCCCCTATCAAGCAAGTAATCGATCAGGATCCGACAGGAGTTTTCATTCGTGAGTACGTGCCGGAGTTACGGGATGTACCAGACAAACACATCGCAGAACCACATAAGATGACCCTCTCGACTCAGTCGCGAGTTGGATGCCTCCTCGGCAAACAGTACCCGTATCCCATCGTGACACACACGACCGCTTTCAGAGCTGCTCGGGAAAAGATTTACGCAGTCAAACGTGAACCGGAAGCACAAGACGACGCACGACGTGTTTTTCAACGGCATGGCAGCAGAAAACGGCCTTCCCGACGGTAG
- a CDS encoding DUF2878 domain-containing protein, with product MVQIVNYLLYQIGWLACIGGVALGDRKIGMLVAFGLIGAHLWLATDRRTQLTLMLITAFVGLIVDSTLISSGAVWFPFGSLISWMPPFFMTVLWMQFATTFQYCMRWLSGRYWMSSLLAGFGAPLAFAAGERLGVIGFYQPRALHFAFLGGLWAVAIPALIYASDRLSRFSKVEATYRWPCTGS from the coding sequence ATGGTCCAGATCGTCAACTATCTGCTTTATCAAATCGGTTGGCTCGCTTGCATTGGTGGGGTCGCCTTGGGTGATCGCAAAATCGGGATGTTAGTCGCTTTCGGGCTGATTGGTGCCCATCTTTGGTTAGCGACCGATAGGCGAACACAACTAACGCTCATGCTCATCACAGCGTTTGTTGGTTTGATCGTCGATTCAACACTCATCAGTTCCGGCGCGGTCTGGTTTCCATTCGGCTCACTGATCAGTTGGATGCCGCCCTTTTTTATGACTGTCCTCTGGATGCAGTTCGCGACCACGTTCCAGTATTGTATGCGCTGGTTAAGTGGGCGCTACTGGATGAGTAGCCTCTTGGCTGGGTTTGGAGCACCGCTGGCGTTTGCAGCGGGGGAGAGACTCGGGGTGATTGGATTCTACCAGCCTCGTGCGCTACATTTTGCCTTCCTGGGCGGACTTTGGGCGGTAGCCATACCAGCCTTGATCTATGCTTCAGATCGTCTGTCAAGGTTCTCAAAAGTCGAGGCGACTTATCGATGGCCGTGCACTGGGTCATAA
- a CDS encoding TIGR03643 family protein, translating to MKPSRKCRLLTREDIDRVIQMAWEDRTPFDAIKGQFGLSPGEVIKLMRSQLKRSSFKLWRARTSGRKTKHATRHGHSATRFRCPNQKG from the coding sequence ATGAAACCATCACGCAAGTGTCGCCTGCTTACCCGGGAAGATATCGACCGGGTTATCCAGATGGCTTGGGAGGACCGCACACCATTCGATGCCATCAAGGGGCAGTTTGGCCTCTCGCCAGGTGAGGTGATCAAACTGATGCGTTCCCAACTAAAGCGTTCATCATTTAAGCTCTGGCGTGCTCGGACTTCCGGCCGGAAAACAAAACATGCTACAAGGCACGGACACAGTGCCACTCGCTTTCGTTGTCCCAATCAAAAAGGCTAG
- a CDS encoding DUF1592 domain-containing protein, with protein MPSLRFSRRWPYRCALLAVIAACYPADVLQASPGELIYHQRCASCHGMDGQGVEDRYEKPLLGEESVTSLARIIEQTMPEEKPELCIGPESKQVAEYVYHEFYSRAARERKGLTPAARLELTRLTVSQYRNVVADLIGHFTPSPDHGDSSSEPGLSGEYYQSRGMSKAHKRKLSRVDPKIQFDFGEGSPAEDITADQFAIVWQGSLLAKDTGNYDFRITTPNGSRLYINTEFQERRRRLRDDSSVAGKAALIDAWVSSGTKQTHKARIFLLGGRHYPIRLEFFKYKEEVSSVSLEWKAPRDVWRVLDHHALTSAQTPRNYVVETDFSADDQSQGYERGNSISPQWHRSTSNASIAAAAEVIYRLPILSGVKDNTPDREDALLNFVRRFAYVAFRRPLTEDENQRFANLFAAASNDVELAVRRSILFILNSPHFLYTDLTPANASTHQHTIAGRLSFALWDSIPDATLLAAADQGKLQTADQLRDQAARMLADSRAKAKLRHFFEHWLELEERDLAKDKELFPDFDELVIRDLRHSLSTFLEEIVWSDSSDYRDLLRADYLLLNEKLRILYSPVSPDTPPPATAATSGDQFERVTFPSGRRAGVLTHPYLLSALAYHNNTSPIHRGVFLTRNIVGRPLKPPPEAVAFKDDEFDAELTMREKVTQLTEDTACMSCHSVINPLGFALENYDAVGRWRTLDNNKPVSTQSLYVTATGETLVVQNAADIATYAIENENAHRAFIIQVFRHILKQEPAAFGPETISKLRLAFVSDDFNIQKLVARIAVLSASHGLPLASEAPSSS; from the coding sequence TTGCCATCCCTCCGTTTTTCACGCCGTTGGCCCTATCGCTGTGCGTTGCTTGCTGTAATCGCGGCTTGCTACCCAGCCGACGTATTGCAAGCTTCTCCCGGAGAGCTCATCTACCATCAAAGGTGTGCGAGTTGTCACGGGATGGATGGTCAGGGCGTAGAGGATCGCTACGAAAAACCTTTGCTTGGAGAAGAATCGGTCACCAGCTTAGCTCGCATTATCGAGCAGACAATGCCAGAGGAAAAACCAGAACTTTGTATTGGGCCCGAATCAAAGCAGGTGGCCGAATACGTATACCACGAGTTCTACTCACGGGCCGCCCGCGAACGAAAAGGGCTGACTCCAGCAGCACGGCTCGAGCTGACGCGTCTAACGGTTTCCCAATATCGCAATGTTGTTGCTGATCTGATTGGACATTTCACTCCGAGTCCAGATCATGGCGATTCGTCATCTGAACCCGGCTTGTCGGGCGAATATTATCAGTCAAGAGGCATGAGCAAAGCGCATAAGCGAAAACTAAGTCGCGTCGACCCAAAGATTCAATTCGACTTTGGAGAAGGTAGTCCTGCGGAAGATATCACCGCGGATCAATTCGCAATTGTTTGGCAAGGTTCACTTTTGGCAAAAGACACAGGCAACTACGATTTTCGCATCACAACGCCCAATGGATCACGCCTGTATATCAACACCGAATTCCAGGAACGGCGGCGCCGTCTACGAGACGACAGTTCTGTCGCCGGGAAAGCCGCTCTCATTGACGCCTGGGTGAGCTCGGGCACAAAACAAACCCATAAGGCCCGTATTTTTTTGCTCGGCGGTCGCCACTATCCAATCCGACTCGAGTTCTTCAAGTACAAGGAAGAAGTTTCATCAGTTTCTCTCGAATGGAAAGCTCCGCGCGACGTTTGGCGAGTGCTTGACCATCACGCCCTGACATCTGCCCAAACACCGCGCAATTATGTGGTGGAAACCGACTTTTCTGCGGACGACCAAAGCCAAGGTTACGAACGAGGGAATTCAATTTCGCCCCAATGGCATCGGTCGACGAGCAATGCGTCGATCGCTGCAGCCGCCGAAGTCATTTATCGCCTTCCCATCTTGTCTGGCGTGAAAGACAACACACCGGATCGCGAGGATGCCCTTCTGAATTTCGTCAGACGTTTCGCTTACGTCGCCTTTCGGCGCCCGCTCACCGAGGACGAAAATCAACGGTTTGCCAATCTTTTTGCTGCCGCGTCAAACGACGTCGAACTGGCAGTCCGTCGATCGATCCTGTTCATTCTGAACTCGCCACATTTCCTTTATACTGATCTCACCCCGGCAAACGCTTCGACCCATCAACATACCATTGCCGGTCGTCTCTCATTTGCGTTGTGGGATTCGATTCCGGACGCCACATTGCTGGCGGCCGCTGATCAGGGAAAGTTGCAGACGGCAGACCAATTGCGTGACCAGGCTGCGAGAATGCTTGCTGACTCTCGAGCCAAAGCAAAGCTTCGGCATTTTTTCGAACACTGGCTTGAATTAGAAGAACGCGATTTGGCAAAAGACAAGGAGCTGTTTCCAGACTTTGACGAACTTGTGATTCGAGACCTTCGCCACTCCCTTTCAACATTCCTCGAAGAAATTGTCTGGAGTGACTCCTCAGACTACCGCGATCTACTTCGAGCGGACTATTTGCTGCTTAACGAAAAACTCCGAATCTTATACAGCCCCGTATCCCCAGACACTCCACCGCCAGCCACCGCAGCCACGAGCGGCGACCAGTTTGAGCGAGTGACATTTCCTTCAGGCCGAAGGGCGGGCGTGCTAACGCATCCCTACCTGCTGAGTGCCCTGGCTTATCACAACAACACATCACCTATCCATCGAGGCGTGTTCCTTACGCGAAACATCGTGGGGCGTCCACTCAAACCGCCACCCGAGGCAGTGGCATTCAAGGACGACGAGTTTGATGCAGAGCTGACAATGCGAGAAAAGGTCACACAACTGACAGAAGACACCGCTTGCATGTCATGTCATTCCGTCATCAATCCATTGGGATTTGCTCTCGAAAATTACGACGCTGTTGGCCGATGGAGAACACTGGACAACAACAAACCGGTCTCGACACAGAGTCTTTACGTGACGGCGACAGGTGAAACATTAGTCGTGCAAAATGCCGCCGATATCGCAACTTATGCAATCGAGAATGAGAATGCTCACCGAGCATTTATAATCCAGGTTTTCCGCCACATCCTAAAACAGGAACCCGCCGCATTCGGTCCGGAAACAATTTCAAAATTGCGTTTGGCGTTTGTAAGCGATGACTTTAATATACAAAAGCTTGTCGCTCGTATCGCCGTGCTGTCGGCCAGCCACGGTTTGCCATTAGCTTCGGAGGCCCCCTCATCATCATGA
- a CDS encoding heme-binding protein — MFGSPFYIPEAKQPEGFPPPGKVNEIVIKEYPVYRSATVKSSAAGQNRLFGTLFNHIKNNKIAMTAPVEMSFDDEKSQSMAFLYASTDIGDTGVEGKVLVADQEPTTVISIAVRGSYNEQRLRKYEEKLRDWVDKKPEWKTTGVARYLGFNSPFVPSFMRYGEVQIPITKRSE, encoded by the coding sequence ATGTTTGGATCTCCGTTCTATATTCCGGAAGCGAAGCAACCGGAGGGCTTTCCACCCCCTGGCAAGGTGAATGAGATCGTCATCAAGGAATATCCGGTGTACCGATCGGCCACCGTCAAAAGTTCGGCCGCGGGACAAAATCGACTTTTTGGTACACTGTTCAATCACATCAAAAACAACAAAATCGCAATGACCGCTCCTGTGGAAATGTCATTCGATGACGAGAAATCTCAATCAATGGCGTTTTTGTACGCCAGCACGGACATCGGCGATACCGGAGTGGAGGGGAAAGTTCTTGTTGCCGACCAAGAGCCGACGACAGTGATCAGCATTGCGGTGCGAGGATCTTATAACGAGCAGCGTCTCCGCAAATACGAGGAGAAATTGCGGGACTGGGTTGACAAAAAACCGGAGTGGAAGACGACGGGTGTGGCCCGATATCTTGGCTTCAATAGCCCTTTCGTTCCCAGTTTTATGCGTTACGGCGAAGTTCAAATTCCGATCACGAAAAGGTCCGAGTGA
- a CDS encoding DUF1553 domain-containing protein, translating into MISIRRAPFCVTFVFLVSVALLRAETAPPSLSQRIDNAIVSAHVGPLAERSTDAEFVRRIYLDLIGRGPTRAECEKYFADQDSNKRAVIIDRLLESQEFDEYFSRVLDVVLMERRSGTRIPQADWLAFLKRAVSEKWAYDRIVQEVITADGRGDLRAAAKFLMERDVESNALTRDLGRIFLGRDLQCAQCHDHPNIVDYEQSEYYGILSFVNRSYLFEDEADNKKSYVGEKAEGESEYKSVFLPDDDPARSRPHLLSGLTLDVEPRFDGGTAYLVAPSKQAAALPKFSRRAELARLMTHPANEFFAKNAVNRFWKHLMGIGIVDPVDFHHSDNPPSHPALLEMLAGEFVASDFDLRGFLRQVANTDAYQRAVDYPTEVEWSLDDLTWRIEKCDQEIESLAGKTTQSQAGKYRARLAKSRQRVEVLDERIDGTAKRLTLLDKQRSEADEATKKLETQLSTHQAQLASLNQAVVAAKKVTATIPKDSQLTKTVKQYEERVTKSEQELKATQQKLSESEKQLSQLSTESVEARQSLGRMHGKRIGIVDMVAEARGALGVAEEMERQRLAALNGRKQYRVILAQQQDGVELSASLRKTTQQISKLESEKRTLLEKKQVAVTQSLGQLEQQVTQQQTEIARLQDVREKKRAAFGKTESALRDLMEAISKASLVDASISDVGVDEAIAALNVSQQSLRTRRVEEIQAYAESTQLVGAALKRLEAHSQTREQLLNRQTRIGQDLANLESRLKLARAEMDQIGEKAEQARGRVRRAWERRFAVRALVPLSPEQLAGTTISALELMPRFEREAQGELEKTKENAKDKKLSQDEEREQLASLTRKRIDTVRSTYVSMFAAPGGAPQDVFSATADQALFFANDGRVQGWLSASKGTLISALETISDDADLARQLYLAVLVRSPTAEEVAEVGAYLQQRSGDRNKAIRDLAWGLLTSLEFRFNH; encoded by the coding sequence ATGATTTCTATTCGACGAGCCCCGTTTTGCGTCACATTTGTCTTTTTGGTGAGTGTGGCCCTTCTGCGAGCAGAGACCGCGCCGCCCTCCCTCAGTCAGCGCATCGATAACGCGATCGTATCGGCTCATGTCGGTCCGTTGGCGGAACGCTCGACGGATGCGGAATTCGTACGTCGAATCTACTTAGACCTGATTGGTCGCGGCCCAACTCGCGCGGAATGTGAAAAGTATTTCGCTGACCAGGATTCCAACAAGCGGGCGGTGATCATCGATCGGTTGCTTGAGTCCCAGGAGTTTGACGAATACTTTAGTCGAGTTCTGGACGTCGTTTTAATGGAACGCAGGAGCGGCACTCGAATTCCTCAAGCGGATTGGCTTGCTTTTTTGAAGCGAGCGGTCTCTGAAAAATGGGCCTACGATCGAATTGTCCAGGAGGTGATTACTGCGGATGGGCGAGGTGATTTGCGGGCGGCAGCGAAATTCTTGATGGAACGTGATGTTGAGTCGAATGCGTTGACTCGCGATCTCGGACGTATCTTTCTTGGGCGAGATCTGCAATGTGCTCAATGCCATGATCATCCCAATATTGTGGACTACGAACAGTCTGAGTATTACGGCATTCTGTCATTTGTTAATAGAAGTTACTTGTTCGAAGATGAGGCAGACAACAAAAAGTCCTATGTGGGTGAAAAGGCGGAGGGCGAATCAGAATACAAATCAGTGTTCTTGCCTGATGATGATCCTGCACGTTCTCGTCCCCACTTGTTGAGTGGATTAACCTTGGACGTGGAACCTCGGTTCGATGGTGGAACAGCCTATCTTGTGGCCCCTAGTAAGCAAGCAGCAGCGCTGCCGAAATTCAGCCGCCGTGCGGAACTTGCCCGATTGATGACCCATCCGGCCAACGAGTTTTTCGCGAAAAATGCGGTCAATCGATTTTGGAAGCATTTGATGGGGATCGGAATTGTTGATCCAGTCGATTTTCACCATAGTGACAATCCTCCGTCCCATCCGGCTCTACTTGAAATGCTGGCGGGAGAATTTGTTGCAAGTGATTTCGATCTGCGCGGATTTCTCCGGCAAGTTGCCAATACCGACGCCTATCAGCGTGCAGTTGATTATCCCACCGAGGTCGAATGGTCGCTTGATGATCTGACGTGGCGGATCGAAAAATGCGATCAGGAAATTGAAAGTCTTGCCGGCAAAACAACGCAATCGCAGGCAGGTAAATATCGAGCCAGACTAGCGAAATCTCGACAGCGGGTAGAGGTACTGGACGAACGGATCGATGGAACCGCGAAACGTTTGACGTTGCTCGATAAACAACGCTCCGAAGCAGACGAGGCAACGAAGAAGCTGGAAACCCAATTGTCGACGCATCAGGCTCAGCTGGCTTCGCTCAATCAGGCGGTGGTGGCTGCCAAGAAAGTCACAGCAACCATTCCTAAAGATTCGCAACTGACGAAGACTGTGAAACAGTACGAGGAACGGGTCACGAAAAGCGAGCAGGAGCTAAAGGCGACCCAGCAGAAGCTTTCAGAATCTGAAAAACAGCTGAGCCAACTTTCGACTGAATCGGTGGAAGCGAGGCAATCGCTCGGGCGAATGCATGGCAAGCGAATTGGAATCGTCGATATGGTGGCTGAGGCGCGAGGCGCGTTGGGGGTTGCTGAAGAGATGGAACGTCAGCGATTAGCAGCGCTGAATGGCCGGAAGCAATACCGAGTTATTTTGGCTCAGCAGCAAGATGGGGTCGAACTGTCCGCATCGCTGCGAAAGACGACCCAACAGATTTCTAAGCTTGAAAGTGAGAAACGAACGCTGCTGGAAAAAAAACAAGTCGCCGTGACTCAGAGTCTGGGCCAGCTCGAACAGCAAGTTACTCAACAGCAGACTGAGATTGCACGATTACAGGATGTTCGGGAGAAAAAACGGGCAGCGTTTGGCAAAACAGAGAGTGCGCTGAGGGACTTGATGGAAGCGATTTCGAAAGCATCATTGGTCGACGCATCAATCAGCGACGTTGGAGTTGACGAGGCGATTGCTGCACTGAATGTTAGTCAGCAATCGCTACGAACGCGTCGGGTTGAAGAAATACAAGCCTATGCCGAATCGACACAACTGGTGGGCGCGGCCTTAAAGCGACTTGAAGCACATTCGCAAACACGTGAACAACTGTTAAACCGGCAGACGCGGATTGGTCAGGATCTGGCGAATCTTGAAAGTCGGTTGAAGCTTGCTCGAGCCGAAATGGATCAAATCGGTGAGAAGGCGGAACAAGCAAGGGGGCGTGTCCGTCGTGCCTGGGAGCGACGATTCGCTGTGCGAGCCCTCGTGCCGTTGTCGCCTGAACAACTGGCCGGCACTACCATTTCGGCGCTCGAGTTGATGCCACGATTTGAGCGAGAGGCGCAAGGGGAATTAGAAAAGACAAAAGAAAATGCGAAAGATAAGAAGCTGAGTCAAGACGAAGAACGAGAGCAACTTGCCAGTCTGACCCGGAAACGGATCGATACGGTAAGAAGTACCTATGTGTCGATGTTCGCGGCTCCAGGAGGCGCACCTCAAGATGTGTTCAGTGCGACGGCCGACCAGGCTTTGTTTTTTGCGAATGACGGTCGTGTGCAGGGCTGGTTGTCAGCCTCAAAAGGTACTCTCATTTCAGCTTTAGAGACGATTTCAGACGATGCTGATTTAGCCCGCCAACTTTATTTAGCGGTTTTGGTGAGGAGTCCCACGGCGGAGGAAGTCGCGGAAGTGGGGGCCTACCTGCAGCAACGGAGTGGTGATCGAAATAAAGCAATTCGCGATCTTGCTTGGGGTTTGTTGACTTCGTTGGAGTTTCGGTTCAATCATTAG